The Drosophila gunungcola strain Sukarami chromosome 3L unlocalized genomic scaffold, Dgunungcola_SK_2 000003F, whole genome shotgun sequence genome contains a region encoding:
- the LOC128258836 gene encoding heat shock protein 27, which translates to MALVPATNNTDWDYWDYRRRLWRDWDLNDWDLPYWKRSLSRVGSAPDLSRVIVGKDGFEANVDVHLFKPYEITVKTTGDTVVVEAKHEKRRDGDTFVGRHIVKRFVLPRGYYPNDVRSELSSDGILTVKCPPYLSNERSVYVRQVGPAYLSIKN; encoded by the coding sequence AACACGGATTGGGATTACTGGGATTACCGTCGTCGCCTTTGGCGCGATTGGGACTTGAACGACTGGGATTTGCCCTACTGGAAGCGGTCGTTGTCTCGCGTTGGATCCGCACCCGATCTCAGTCGGGTTATTGTAGGCAAGGATGGCTTTGAGGCCAACGTGGATGTGCACCTGTTCAAGCCGTACGAGATTACCGTGAAAACAACGGGGGACACAGTGGTCGTGGAGGCCAAGCACGAGAAACGACGGGATGGCGACACCTTCGTTGGTCGCCACATCGTCAAACGGTTCGTCCTGCCACGAGGATACTATCCCAACGATGTCCGATCGGAACTGTCATCCGATGGCATACTCACCGTCAAGTGTCCGCCGTATTTGAGCAACGAGCGGAGTGTATACGTCCGCCAAGTGGGTCCCGCGTATCTAAGCATCAAGAATTAA